In Pseudonocardia sp. C8, one genomic interval encodes:
- a CDS encoding GntR family transcriptional regulator: protein MGADRFTMPAPPDKATALRDWVRSEIRARISDGRLQPGERVLEREVCEGLMVSRVPVREAIRLLEADGYLRVVPNRGVVVNELTPDEIEQIFDVREALETLAARLAARHSDQGDIENMTLLLVECRQAIDAGDLALVGRLNAEFHFALRSAARNKFIIDREEPLIGRLHWVFQRSPDPERVWRGHRSLLDAVIAGDEEAAAAAAVLDNEHNRQIALTRVRAEPRA, encoded by the coding sequence GTGGGAGCCGATCGGTTCACTATGCCGGCGCCGCCGGACAAGGCCACCGCGTTGCGCGATTGGGTGCGGTCCGAGATTCGCGCACGGATTTCCGACGGGCGGCTCCAGCCCGGGGAGCGAGTGCTGGAGCGAGAAGTCTGCGAAGGCCTCATGGTCTCGCGTGTTCCGGTACGGGAAGCGATCAGGTTGCTGGAGGCGGACGGGTACCTGCGCGTCGTCCCTAATCGAGGTGTCGTTGTCAACGAACTCACCCCCGACGAGATCGAGCAGATCTTCGACGTCCGCGAGGCGCTCGAAACGCTGGCGGCACGCCTTGCCGCGCGACATTCGGACCAGGGTGACATCGAGAACATGACGCTCTTGCTCGTCGAATGCCGTCAGGCCATCGACGCGGGCGACCTGGCGCTCGTGGGGCGGCTCAACGCGGAGTTTCATTTCGCGCTGCGTTCGGCCGCGCGAAACAAGTTCATCATTGATCGTGAGGAACCACTCATCGGTCGCCTGCACTGGGTGTTCCAGCGCAGCCCCGATCCGGAACGGGTCTGGCGCGGGCACCGTTCGTTGCTCGACGCCGTCATCGCGGGGGACGAGGAAGCCGCGGCGGCTGCGGCTGTCCTGGACAACGAGCACAACCGACAGATCGCTCTCACCAGGGTG